A part of Bacteroidota bacterium genomic DNA contains:
- a CDS encoding alpha-isopropylmalate synthase regulatory domain-containing protein, which produces MKIEIMDTTLRDGEQTSGIAFTELEKLHIAKLLIEELNIDRIEIASARVSEGEFNGVKRITDWANKNKCLDRIEVLGFVDGDISINWLKQTGAKVMNLLSKGSLKHLSGQLHKTPEEHIKNIKESVDLANQEGIKVNIYLEDWSNGMRNSINYVYYMLDSLKDSNIEHFMLPDTLGILNPDETYKYCKLMVDKYPGIRFDFHAHNDYDMAAANVYAAIKAGIPGIHTTINGLGERAGNAPLSSVIPIIRDHCKMDLSVNEKKIYIVSKMIETFSGIRIPANKPIVGENVFTQTSGVHADGDTKNKLYYNDLLPERFGRERKYAMGKTAGKSNILKNLDEIGIKLDAEALRKVTRRVVELGDRKENVTAEDLPYIISDVLKSEIEKDKIKIRNYSLSLAEGLKPVATVSLEIDKKLYQETSPGDGQYDAFMKAIKKIYQDLHKKIPKLMDYVVSIPPGGRTDALVETVITWRNGKSFKTRGLDPDQTVAAIKATIKMLNMIENE; this is translated from the coding sequence ATGAAAATTGAAATAATGGACACAACCCTGCGAGACGGGGAACAGACATCGGGCATAGCGTTTACCGAACTGGAAAAGCTCCATATTGCAAAACTGTTAATTGAAGAACTAAATATTGACCGAATCGAAATCGCTTCAGCCAGAGTGTCGGAAGGAGAATTTAACGGAGTGAAAAGGATTACTGACTGGGCCAACAAAAACAAATGCCTTGACCGTATTGAAGTATTGGGGTTTGTAGACGGAGATATTTCAATCAACTGGCTAAAGCAAACCGGGGCAAAAGTAATGAACCTTCTGAGCAAAGGCTCTCTCAAGCATCTTTCCGGGCAATTGCACAAAACCCCCGAAGAACATATAAAAAACATTAAAGAATCGGTTGACCTGGCCAACCAGGAAGGCATAAAAGTAAATATCTACCTGGAGGACTGGTCGAACGGGATGCGCAATTCCATCAACTATGTTTACTATATGCTCGATTCGCTCAAGGATTCAAACATAGAACATTTCATGCTCCCGGACACATTGGGTATCTTAAATCCTGATGAGACATACAAATACTGTAAGCTGATGGTTGATAAATATCCCGGTATCCGTTTCGATTTCCATGCACATAATGATTATGACATGGCCGCTGCTAATGTTTATGCAGCTATCAAGGCTGGAATCCCGGGGATTCATACAACCATTAACGGATTGGGGGAAAGAGCCGGGAACGCCCCGCTCTCAAGCGTCATTCCGATTATCCGGGATCACTGTAAAATGGACCTCTCTGTCAATGAGAAAAAAATCTATATCGTCAGTAAAATGATAGAGACATTTTCAGGAATCCGGATTCCTGCCAACAAGCCTATTGTCGGAGAAAATGTATTTACCCAGACCAGCGGGGTCCATGCTGACGGAGATACTAAAAACAAGCTCTATTATAATGACCTGCTGCCCGAACGTTTTGGAAGAGAAAGGAAATATGCCATGGGCAAGACTGCCGGCAAATCGAACATTCTGAAAAACCTCGACGAAATAGGTATCAAGCTAGATGCAGAAGCACTCCGGAAAGTTACCAGACGGGTCGTGGAACTGGGCGACCGCAAGGAAAATGTTACGGCCGAAGATCTGCCCTATATCATTTCCGATGTACTGAAAAGCGAAATCGAAAAGGACAAAATCAAAATCCGCAACTATTCCCTTTCCCTGGCTGAAGGGCTAAAGCCTGTGGCCACGGTCAGTCTTGAAATAGACAAGAAATTGTATCAGGAAACTTCCCCAGGCGACGGTCAATACGATGCCTTTATGAAAGCTATTAAAAAGATTTATCAGGACCTGCATAAAAAGATCCCCAAACTGATGGATTATGTCGTTTCTATCCCTCCCGGAGGCAGGACAGATGCTTTGGTTGAGACCGTCATTACCTGGCGTAACGGAAAAAGTTTTAAAACCAGAGGTCTTGATCCCGATCAGACCGTAGCCGCAATTAAAGCAACAATCAAAATGCTTAATATGATTGAAAACGAATAA